AGCCCCAGCCAGAGGGCAACTCCGAGTGTAAAGACAGTTCCTCTGGCGATAACGTCGGCGTTGCTCCTTATCCCTATCCCGATGAGAGGGAGCTGCTGAATCGGGTTCTGGACGACCATCGCCAGTATGAAGGCCACCGCACCGAGGATCAGCTCGGCCCACTTCTGCTTCTTGAAGCCGAGGAAGTAAACCGTAGCCCATGCCAGAAGCCCGCCGAGGAGCGGGAACGGCGGGAGGTACATGTTCACTCCTCCTTCTCAACAACTACTGCAGTCCCGTAGGCGTAGACCTCTGCCACGCTCGAACCAACGTTTGATGTTGCGAAGCGGACGTTAACTACGGCGTTGGCGCCAAGCTCCTTGGCGTGGAGCGCCATCCTCCTTAAAGCTTCTTCCCTCGCCTCTGCCATCATTTGAGTGTACTCTCTGACTTCGCCACCCTTGATGTTCCTTAGGACGGCCATTATGTCCCTGCCTATGTGTGTGGCCTTGACTATGCCGCCCCTCGCTATGCCCTTGACCTCGACGATGCGGTAGCCGGGAATCGTTTCGGTCGTTACGACCATAATTCCTTCAACGGTCTCCATACCCATCACCCCGATGCATCGAACTTCGAGGTATTATTGGGTGGAGGAGTATAAAAGCTTTATGCGGGAACGAAGAAGAAAAAGAAGAGAATCAGGCCTCGTCGTAATAGAGGGTGTAAGTCATCGGGTCGTCGTAAACTTCTTGCGGAGCGACCGAGTAGAAGTACTTCCAGCTCCATCCGCCGTCGTTCTCGTCGAGGTTTATCTGGTAGTTGCTGGCGACGAGGTAGGCCGCCCAGACGAGCTGGGAGCAGTAGTACTTGTCGTCGTAGACCTCCGGCTTGCCGATGTAGTTGTAGTTGTAGGGCTTGCCGAGCTGCTGGTAGGCGAACTCAACTGCCTTCTGCCTGACGTCGTCGGTTGTCTTGACGCGCTGGAGGGCGACGATGTCGTACCTGCTGAGGAACTCCCTTAGCGGGCTGATGATGATGCCCTTGCCTATTTTGGCCTCTATAACCATCCAGTCGTCAATGGTGTCGTTGTACCAGGCGACTATCGCAACATGCACCCAGAAGCCTGGAATTATGGCGTTGAAGAGGTCTGGGCTGTGGCCGTAGACGAGGTCGCCCGGTCTGATGTCGGTCGGGTAGGGGTGCTGGTAGGTTCTGGTGTCCCAGATGTAGTTTATGAGGTCGCCGGCGCTGGCGCTTGGAAGGGTCGCTCCCAGAAGGAGGAGCACCAGGGCTGCTATTCCAACCTTTCTCATTTTATCACCTCCTTATTGGGCAGAACAATGAGGGCAGGGGGAGTTAATAAGTTTTACTTCGCAGTGTTAGTTTCGGGATCGTACCTTGGGTTTTTGTACTGTCCCATAGCAAATTATGGCACGTAGCTTTTAGTTTTGGAACATTATGGTGCAATAATAGGGAAACTATGAATACCTCATGTCCGGGTACTGTGGAACTGAATAGTGGAGATTTAAAAAAGGCTCTTTCGAAACTCTAACGGGTGAGTTCAATGCATGAGATTCCATTCGGCGAGGTACTCGAAAAGCTCCGCGGGCTTAACGCTCACAGGGTTCTCATCCAGACTCCAGAGGGCCTCAAGAGGGAGGCTCAGGAGTTAGCTGACTTCCTTGAGGAGAACGGAATTGAGGCGATAATAAGCGGAGACATCAACTACGGTGCCTGTGATCCGGCCGACAGTGAGGCAAAGAGGCTCGGGTGCGACGCGCTGATTCATCTCGGACACTCCTACATGCAGCTCCACCTTGAGGTTCCTACTATCTTCGTGCCTGCTTTCGCGAAAGTTGACGTAGTCCCAGCCCTTGAGAAGAACCTCGAAGAAATCAGGAAGCTCGGGAAAAGGATAGTCCTCGTCACGACGGCCCAGCACATCCACGGGCTTGAAAGGGCGAAGGAGTTCCTAGAAAAGAACGGTTTTGAGGTCTTAATCGGGAGGGGAGATTCTCGCGTCAGCTGGCCGGGGCAGGTTCTTGGGTGCAACTTCAGCGCTGCCAAGGTTGACGCCGATGGAGTTCTCTTTATAGGCGCGGGCTACTTCCACCCGATTGGCGTTGCGATGGCCGTTAAGAAGCCAACGCTCGCGATCAACCCCTACTCGGGCGATGCCATCTGGATGGACACGGAAGCGGAGAGGCTCGTAAGGAAGCGCTGGGCGCAGATAGCCAAGGCGATGGATGCGCAGAGGTTCGGCGTGATAACGAGCACGAAAAAGGGTCAGCTCCGCCTAGCAGAGGCAAAGAGGGTTGTTAAACTCCTCCGTGAGTACGGAAAGTACGCGAGGCTTTTGACGATGAACCACATAAGCTATCAGGCTTTAGAGGGCTTCGACTTCGATGCCTACGTCGTCGTTGCCTGCCCGAGGGTTCCAATAGACGACTACGAGAACTGGAGGAAGCCCGTGCTTACTCCGAGGGAGGTTGAAATTCTCCTCGGGCTGAGAGAAGACTACGAGTTCGACGAGATTCTCGGGGCGGAGAGAAGGGAAGACGAGCCTATTGGTATAAGCTTGCGCCACTGATTCAACACCCTGCTTGAATTTTTAAAATTTTTCATGTTTTATGTTCGAATGACGAAATCCTAATAAGGTTTGGCGTAGAAAATAATCGGGCGGTGCACGGTGTCTGCTAATTCAAAGCTTCTTGAAGGTTACCTAAAGTCTAGAAAAATCAAAAAAGCTTCGGAGCTTGTTCTCAGCAACGAAGAAGCCCTCACACTGCTTCTGTCTTTTCTTCACAGCAAAGACTCAAAGATGAAGCTGGCGGCGGTTATGACCCTTGAAGAGGCCTTGAAGCGAATGCCCGACATAATGCGCCTCAGAATCCTAAAGAGAACCCTTGACGACTTGATAGCGCTGGCTCTGGAGAACGACGATAGAGTTTCAATCTACGCTCTCAGGGCAATAAAAGCCCTCATTACTGGACTCCCCCTTGACCCTGAGAGCTTTGTGAAGCTCGGTCATGCGATCAAAGACCTCGTAAAGGCGCGCAGGAACGAGGTTGTCCTCCTCGAAATCCCGCCGATCCTGGAGAGTGTCCGGATAACTTCCTCGGACCCGAGGGTTCACGACATCATCTCCCGTCTCCTCCACTCCAAGAACCCCCGTCTCAAGGCCATGGGGCTCAGGCTCCTTTTAAACACGAGCGCTTACACGGGAGACCCTGCCCTTTTAAAGACCGTTTTTTCCGAGGTTCGGGACATGCTTACTGTCGAAGATATCCCCCTGATAGACTTCGCTTTGACCCTGCTTCTTGATGTGGCTCACTATCCCCTGCGTGAGGAGATTATCGATGACGTTGCTGGTGTTCTGACCCTCGTGAAGAACCTTGCACTGAAAGGCAAACCTGGTGTAAGCGACAAGGCGCGGCTCGTGGCGGAGAAGCTTGAGGATGCAATATACAGATACTACAAAAACCGGCCCGAGGAGGCAAAACAGAAAATCCAGGAGCTTCTGATAAACGAACGCTTTTACGAGGCCATTGACCTTGCTCTGGCGGTGGGTGATACTTACGTACTCAACTGGCTGGCGGAGGAGCTTGAAAAGATGGAGAAGGAGCGGTTGAGGATAAACGAGAGAGTATTGCCCGGGCCAAAATACCTTTCTCCGCCACCCGAGGCCAAGGCCCAGAAGTCCCTGAAAGTCCCGCACATATCCCAGTTCGGCAGGAAGAAAACGGGAAGAGAAAAACTGACAAAGCACGTAGAAAAATCGGGACAAACCCCCAAGATGTCAGACGAAGAGACTAAAAAGGAGCTGGAAAAGGCCATAACATCTGGAAAAACTTCCGAACTTATTGAGCTGGCCATGAAAAAACCTGAGGTTATCTTCGAGCTGGAGAGAAAGCTTGAGGAAGGAGACAAGTTCGAGAAGATGGACGCCCTCTGGGCACTTTCAAAGCTGGCCGAGAAGCTCGACGAAACGAAGGCATTCATCCTAAAACCTGCGGTCGAGCCATTGATGAAGGTAGCCTCCTCTAAAAACAGGTGGATGCGCCTCAGGGCCGTTAGGACGCTGGCCGCTATTGCCCCGAAGGCTCCCTACGGCGACGAAATAGTGGGCCAGTTCCTTGAGTGGTACCTATCGGGGGACGAAGAAAGGGTTGTGCCCTCACTAGAGTTCTTCAGCTACTACTTCTCGAAAATCTGGGACGAGAAGACTGCAAGGGTGGTCCTGTCCCGCCTTTTGGAATACCTTGAAAATGACGGGATGCGCTTCGATGCCCTCCTCACGCTTGACGCGCTGGTTGGGTCCGCACCTGTGGAGAAGGTCTCCCTGTTTGGGCCGTTCGTGGAGAAGCTGAAGGAAATCAAAAAGACCGCCTCGCCCGACGAGCAGAAGCTCGCGATAAGAATTCTGGAGAACATAGCTTCGAAGTCCAAGGCACTGGTTATCCACTAAGTCTCTTTATGACCTCGATAGCGCTCTCCTTGTCTTTGACTTTTATTCCGAGACCCTTCTCGTCGGCCAGCTTCTGGAGCATCGCCTTAGTCGGGAACTCTCCGAGGAAGGTGGTGAGGGCATAATAGACTTCCTCGGGGTTTTTGCCCTCTTCTATGTTCGATATGGCCCTCTCTATGCTCTCAAGCATCACGGAGAGGAAGGAGTGCTTCTCCTTAAGTATGCGGATGAGCTCACTCCCCATCCTCAACACCAGCGAACTTCTTCAGGAGGGCAATCACGGTCTCCTTGTCCCTTTTATCCGGCTTGAGGTGGAGCTCCATCAGCAGGTTGTAGAAGAACATTGACGCTCCGAACTCGCCGAACAGCTCCTCCACGGCTCTGTAGAACTTTGCGGGGTCTTCACCGGCTATCTCAAGGGTTGCGTTGTATTTGGCCCTGAGGTAGGCCTCAAGGGTCGGTAGGAAGTGGGGGCCGAACTGGCTCAGGAGCTCCTTAGCAGTCGCGACTATGAGGGCGCGGTTGAGCTCGGCCTTCATTTCACTCAATCCTTATCCCCCCCTCGCCGATGGTGAAGTCCTTCAGCGTTGGGTCGTTCCTTGAGCGCCTCGCCTTGAGCACGAGGATGTGCCTCTTTAGGGACTCCCCGACTCTCTCAGGCACGTCGTAGGTCAGGAATATGAGGTTGTCCACGAGGGTGCTGAAGCCCGTGGTTGCGAGCTTGTAGGTACTCCCCGTGATGTATGTCAGTACGAAGGTTACCCCCTTCTCCTTCGTTAGGAGCTGGAGGTAGCGGACGGCCTTTATGAACTCCTTCTCGTCCATGTGGCTCTCCATGGCTGATAGGGAGTCTATCACGAGGACGTCAAAGCCCTCCTTTTCAATGAGGTCCTTTATCAGGGCATAGTACTCGACGGGAGTCCTTCCCTCCGGAACCATCGAGACTATCCTGAAGTTCTCCTCAAGGCCGAGCTTTTCCAGAGTGTCCCTTAGAGCCGCGAGGCTCTCCTCGTAGGCTATGTAAAGAACCTTTTTTCCGGATTTTGATAGGTTAGACGCGAGGTTAAGGGCCAGTATCGTCTTTCCTGACCCCGTTGGACCCGCTATCAGGGTTATGCTGCCCTCATAAAGGCCGCCGCCAAGGAGTTCGTCCAGACCGAGAATTCCGGTCTTGAGCCTGGACTTTGGAGCTTCGCTCTCAGTGAACTCAAGCTCGGGAATGGCGAGGACTTCGAGGCCTCTATCGGTTATCACGTACTCGTAGGCGGCGCGCTTGAGCGGCCTGCCGCGCATCTTGGGTATCGTGAGGTACCTCCTTATCACCTCGCCCATCCTCTCCAGCTCGAGAACGATGACGCCGTCCACGACGAACTCCTCAAGACCAAATCCAACCCTCTTCTCACCGTAGGGTATTTCGTCTATGAGGATGGCCAGCGCGTCGAAGGCGTTGACCAGACGCCCTATGATGGAGTGGAGGAAAGAGCGCAGGTACTCTTCACCAAACATCTGGCCAAACACGGTAACGGAGTCAAAAACTATTATATCTGGCTTGAACTCGACGATATCGTCGATGAGGAATGCAATCATACCCTCAAGCTCGTCTTTGGGGACTGTCAGCATGTCGTAGAACCTGAAGAGGTTGACCCCCTCCATCTTCGACAGGTCGATCCCGCTCTGGAGCGCGTTCCTGTAGAACTGCTTCTTAGTCTCCGCAAAGGAGACGTAAACCCCCTTTAACCCCCTCCTCATGTTGTTGTAGAGAACGTGGATTGCGAGATGTGTCTTGCCGCTTCCAGGGTTCCCCGCAAGAAGAATCGTTGAACCCCTCGAGAACCCGCCGTTCAGGGCCTTATCAAGACTGGGTATTCCGGTTGGTATCAGTTCCATTGATGCTCTCCCCCTACTGCACTTTTGCGCTAATGATATAAATACCTTTTCTCAAACAGTGGCTGGGATGAAAGTGAAAATGAAAAAAAAGCACCTTGCAATGCTCCTTTCCAGGCTTAGGGGCTTTGAGAGTCCCAAACCAGAACTGGAGCAGTACAGGACTCCCGGTGATGTGGCCGCGGAGCTTTTGTGGTTAGCCCACTCCCTCGGCGAAGTTGAGGGGAAGGTCATCGCGGATCTGGGTGCTGGTACCGGTGTTTTGGGCATCGGTGCAGTCCTGCTGGGCGCTGAAAATGTCTATGCCGTCGAGAGGGACAAAGAAGCGCTTGAAATCGCCCGTGAGAACGCACGCTCACTCGGCGTCGAAGACAAAATCGAGTTCGTAAACGCGGACGTTTCGGAGTTCTCGGTAAATGTTGATACAGTCATAATGAACCCTCCCTTTGGAAGCCAGGTAAAGCACGCCGACAGGCCTTTCCTCATCAAGGCCTTTGAGGTGAGCGACGTTGTTTACTCGATTCACCTTGCAAAGCCCGAGGTGAGGGCATTTATAGAGGCCTTCGTCAGGGACAACGGGTTCGTCATAACCCACCGATTGACACTGCCCTTCGAAATCCCGGCCCAGTTCCACTTCCACAGGAAGAGGCTTGAGAGGATACTGGTTGATGTTTACAGGTTTGAGCGGAAAATCGAAAAAGCTATATTGTAATCTTCCACAACTTGGTGTAGTGTACAGGGGGAACGTGTATGGTCCACGATGAGATCATCAAGACCCTTGAATCATGGGATGCTAAAAGCCTGATCTCCATGGCTCAGGCGGACGAGGATATACTGACCACTTTAATT
This sequence is a window from Thermococcus kodakarensis KOD1. Protein-coding genes within it:
- a CDS encoding YbjQ family protein; translation: METVEGIMVVTTETIPGYRIVEVKGIARGGIVKATHIGRDIMAVLRNIKGGEVREYTQMMAEAREEALRRMALHAKELGANAVVNVRFATSNVGSSVAEVYAYGTAVVVEKEE
- a CDS encoding YiiX/YebB-like N1pC/P60 family cysteine hydrolase encodes the protein MRKVGIAALVLLLLGATLPSASAGDLINYIWDTRTYQHPYPTDIRPGDLVYGHSPDLFNAIIPGFWVHVAIVAWYNDTIDDWMVIEAKIGKGIIISPLREFLSRYDIVALQRVKTTDDVRQKAVEFAYQQLGKPYNYNYIGKPEVYDDKYYCSQLVWAAYLVASNYQINLDENDGGWSWKYFYSVAPQEVYDDPMTYTLYYDEA
- the dph2 gene encoding diphthamide biosynthesis enzyme Dph2 encodes the protein MHEIPFGEVLEKLRGLNAHRVLIQTPEGLKREAQELADFLEENGIEAIISGDINYGACDPADSEAKRLGCDALIHLGHSYMQLHLEVPTIFVPAFAKVDVVPALEKNLEEIRKLGKRIVLVTTAQHIHGLERAKEFLEKNGFEVLIGRGDSRVSWPGQVLGCNFSAAKVDADGVLFIGAGYFHPIGVAMAVKKPTLAINPYSGDAIWMDTEAERLVRKRWAQIAKAMDAQRFGVITSTKKGQLRLAEAKRVVKLLREYGKYARLLTMNHISYQALEGFDFDAYVVVACPRVPIDDYENWRKPVLTPREVEILLGLREDYEFDEILGAERREDEPIGISLRH
- a CDS encoding NitrOD5 domain-containing protein, translating into MKAELNRALIVATAKELLSQFGPHFLPTLEAYLRAKYNATLEIAGEDPAKFYRAVEELFGEFGASMFFYNLLMELHLKPDKRDKETVIALLKKFAGVEDGE
- a CDS encoding ATPase domain-containing protein — its product is MELIPTGIPSLDKALNGGFSRGSTILLAGNPGSGKTHLAIHVLYNNMRRGLKGVYVSFAETKKQFYRNALQSGIDLSKMEGVNLFRFYDMLTVPKDELEGMIAFLIDDIVEFKPDIIVFDSVTVFGQMFGEEYLRSFLHSIIGRLVNAFDALAILIDEIPYGEKRVGFGLEEFVVDGVIVLELERMGEVIRRYLTIPKMRGRPLKRAAYEYVITDRGLEVLAIPELEFTESEAPKSRLKTGILGLDELLGGGLYEGSITLIAGPTGSGKTILALNLASNLSKSGKKVLYIAYEESLAALRDTLEKLGLEENFRIVSMVPEGRTPVEYYALIKDLIEKEGFDVLVIDSLSAMESHMDEKEFIKAVRYLQLLTKEKGVTFVLTYITGSTYKLATTGFSTLVDNLIFLTYDVPERVGESLKRHILVLKARRSRNDPTLKDFTIGEGGIRIE
- a CDS encoding METTL5 family protein; amino-acid sequence: MKKKHLAMLLSRLRGFESPKPELEQYRTPGDVAAELLWLAHSLGEVEGKVIADLGAGTGVLGIGAVLLGAENVYAVERDKEALEIARENARSLGVEDKIEFVNADVSEFSVNVDTVIMNPPFGSQVKHADRPFLIKAFEVSDVVYSIHLAKPEVRAFIEAFVRDNGFVITHRLTLPFEIPAQFHFHRKRLERILVDVYRFERKIEKAIL